One window from the genome of Natronomonas pharaonis DSM 2160 encodes:
- a CDS encoding mechanosensitive ion channel family protein: protein MQLFEDARLALEGLATTEARLAVSAIIAIVAIIVATAVLPRIIRRIVDAVDHQLETADEESFATAVDEAVQLPFPTRLVVRTLQTGITVVVALVLLIVWGYLDIARLVAAVLADALPILGRLLLSIGLLAAGIVGTRVLETELESMTADSEFVNQHQQGVLYRVLQITVFTAVGLAALSLWDFNLGGLLVGAGFLGIVVGMAARQTLGSMIAGFVLMFSRPFEIGDWVVIGDEEGIVTDITIINTRLRSFDGEEIVMPNDAVSDGTVINRTRRGRLRLRTEVGIDYEADIERAEQLAAEAMASVDEVAPGPKPQVVPTAFGDSAVVLELRYWIRDPSARKKWQTKQAVVRTVKQRFDDAGVDIPYPHRTLDSRPGFAVSGATNASAPSPEARDSDGTPSREE from the coding sequence ATGCAGTTGTTTGAGGACGCCCGGCTCGCGCTTGAGGGACTCGCGACGACCGAGGCACGGCTAGCAGTCAGTGCTATCATCGCTATTGTCGCCATCATCGTTGCGACAGCCGTGTTACCACGCATCATCCGTCGAATCGTCGACGCAGTTGACCACCAGCTAGAGACGGCTGATGAGGAGAGTTTCGCTACGGCCGTCGATGAAGCGGTCCAGTTGCCCTTCCCGACACGCCTCGTTGTCCGGACGCTTCAGACGGGCATTACCGTCGTCGTCGCGCTGGTTCTGCTAATCGTTTGGGGGTATCTCGACATCGCCCGGCTTGTCGCTGCCGTCCTCGCCGACGCGCTCCCGATTCTCGGCCGGCTGCTGCTGTCTATCGGACTGCTTGCGGCCGGTATCGTCGGCACCCGCGTTCTTGAGACGGAACTCGAATCGATGACTGCCGACTCGGAGTTCGTCAACCAGCACCAGCAGGGCGTTCTCTACCGGGTTCTGCAGATAACCGTCTTCACTGCTGTCGGCCTGGCGGCGCTTTCGCTCTGGGATTTCAACCTCGGTGGACTGCTTGTCGGTGCCGGCTTCCTCGGTATCGTCGTCGGGATGGCTGCCCGACAGACGCTCGGCTCGATGATTGCCGGCTTCGTGCTGATGTTCTCCCGACCGTTCGAAATCGGTGACTGGGTCGTCATCGGCGACGAGGAGGGTATCGTCACCGACATCACTATCATCAACACCCGGCTTCGGAGCTTCGATGGCGAGGAGATAGTGATGCCGAACGACGCCGTCTCGGACGGCACCGTCATCAACCGAACCCGCCGCGGTCGCCTCCGGCTTCGGACTGAGGTCGGCATCGACTACGAGGCCGACATCGAGCGGGCTGAACAGCTCGCGGCCGAAGCGATGGCGTCTGTCGATGAGGTCGCCCCCGGCCCGAAGCCGCAGGTCGTACCGACGGCCTTCGGCGACTCGGCGGTGGTTCTGGAGCTCCGATACTGGATTCGCGACCCGAGCGCCCGCAAGAAGTGGCAGACGAAACAGGCAGTCGTCCGTACCGTCAAACAGCGCTTCGACGACGCCGGTGTCGACATCCCCTATCCGCATCGGACGCTCGATAGCCGCCCCGGCTTCGCTGTATCTGGGGCAACCAATGCGAGTGCTCCCTCCCCTGAAGCCCGCGATAGCGATGGCACCCCCAGCCGCGAGGAGTAA
- a CDS encoding class I SAM-dependent methyltransferase: MKGQEWYQEDDIAEAYDDKRFSGGGRYIDRREKEAVLDALAPVDGKRILEVACGTGRFTVMLAERGADIVGMDISEAMLEQGRAKARAAGVEETLSFLQGDAGRLPFPDNHFDAVFAMRFFHLAPDPEGFIKEMRRVTKDQIFFDTFKRYSARSIYNWALPMGSRLYSTREAKELVVGADLELADAAHDFIVPYGFYRAVPRWLARPFRMADTTIGRTTAGDRLASVSYWDARIPE, translated from the coding sequence GTGAAGGGACAGGAGTGGTACCAAGAGGACGACATCGCTGAGGCGTACGACGACAAACGCTTCTCCGGCGGCGGCCGTTACATCGACCGCAGGGAGAAGGAGGCAGTGCTGGACGCCTTGGCCCCAGTAGACGGCAAGCGTATCCTTGAGGTCGCCTGCGGTACCGGGCGGTTTACGGTTATGCTGGCCGAGCGCGGCGCCGACATCGTCGGGATGGACATCTCCGAGGCGATGCTCGAACAGGGACGGGCAAAAGCCCGCGCCGCAGGCGTCGAGGAGACGCTTTCGTTCCTGCAGGGCGATGCGGGCCGGCTTCCGTTCCCCGACAACCACTTCGACGCCGTCTTCGCGATGCGGTTTTTCCATCTTGCGCCCGACCCCGAGGGGTTCATCAAGGAGATGCGCCGCGTCACGAAAGACCAGATATTCTTCGATACGTTCAAGCGATACTCCGCCCGTTCGATTTACAACTGGGCGCTTCCGATGGGGTCGCGGCTCTACTCGACCCGCGAGGCGAAAGAACTCGTCGTCGGTGCTGACCTTGAACTGGCCGACGCGGCCCACGATTTCATCGTTCCGTATGGCTTCTACCGGGCGGTTCCGCGCTGGCTCGCACGGCCGTTCCGCATGGCCGATACGACCATCGGACGGACAACCGCCGGCGACCGCCTCGCGTCCGTCTCCTACTGGGACGCTCGCATTCCAGAATAG
- a CDS encoding glycosyltransferase family 2 protein: MEVSVVVPTLNDREELRGCLDALAAESPAEVVVVNGPSTDGTSGMVRDRDDVAVLVEVDDRNVNAARNAGLDRARGDVVAFVNPSLTVESGWHGAVVDALSDADAVTGPTHEQLQAGVATDTAESRRIRGRTVTYFNGGNVAFTDETLEDIDGFDERLDVGGARDAAHRIAGVDREVAWSAEMCVAREAAADGGRTERGWRSRYRSLTYRLAKNYGPHPTVVIRTLRHALDDAASAFRDVARGDAKPTVWLGNGRDVAVGGVSGFTDGLRARYADRSPARNPAGWSDRTDRAVAVYDRR, encoded by the coding sequence ATGGAGGTTTCGGTCGTCGTTCCGACGCTGAACGACCGCGAGGAGCTCCGCGGCTGTCTCGATGCGCTGGCCGCGGAGTCGCCCGCTGAAGTCGTCGTTGTCAACGGCCCCTCGACCGACGGGACAAGCGGGATGGTCAGAGACCGCGACGATGTCGCGGTGTTGGTCGAAGTCGACGACCGGAACGTCAACGCCGCCCGAAACGCCGGGCTCGACCGCGCCCGCGGCGATGTCGTTGCCTTCGTTAACCCCTCGCTCACTGTCGAATCCGGCTGGCATGGGGCAGTTGTCGATGCACTGTCGGACGCCGACGCCGTCACGGGCCCAACCCATGAACAGCTACAGGCCGGCGTCGCCACCGATACCGCCGAATCGCGGCGCATCCGAGGTCGGACGGTCACCTACTTCAACGGCGGCAACGTCGCGTTTACCGACGAGACGCTCGAAGACATCGATGGCTTCGACGAACGGCTCGATGTCGGCGGCGCACGCGATGCTGCCCATCGAATCGCGGGGGTCGACCGCGAGGTCGCGTGGTCCGCAGAGATGTGCGTCGCCAGGGAGGCGGCTGCCGATGGCGGCCGGACTGAGCGAGGCTGGCGAAGTCGGTACCGGTCGCTTACCTACCGGCTCGCAAAGAACTACGGTCCACATCCCACCGTTGTCATCCGGACGCTCCGCCACGCGCTTGACGATGCTGCTTCCGCCTTCCGCGATGTCGCTCGCGGCGATGCGAAGCCGACAGTGTGGCTCGGCAACGGACGTGATGTCGCCGTCGGCGGTGTCTCCGGATTCACGGACGGCCTCCGTGCCCGGTATGCCGACCGCTCGCCGGCCCGAAACCCCGCCGGCTGGTCGGACCGCACCGACCGTGCGGTCGCTGTCTACGACCGTCGGTGA
- a CDS encoding DUF7312 domain-containing protein: MSDSEEPPDEEWAYTLEDIEEREAEAEADAERERRQTEPIAAGDPSLENVFFVLLGVGFTLFIISRLFVG, translated from the coding sequence ATGAGCGACAGCGAGGAGCCGCCCGACGAGGAGTGGGCCTACACGCTCGAAGACATCGAAGAGCGGGAGGCCGAAGCCGAGGCGGACGCCGAACGCGAGCGCCGACAGACCGAACCGATTGCGGCCGGCGACCCATCACTCGAAAACGTCTTCTTCGTTCTGCTCGGGGTCGGGTTCACGCTCTTTATCATATCGCGGCTGTTCGTCGGCTGA
- a CDS encoding SDR family NAD(P)-dependent oxidoreductase has protein sequence MGRLDDETVIVTGASRGLGASMAKRFAREGANTVLAARSEDQLAAVADETDGETLVCPTDVTDEASVAALVDATVDAYGDLTGLVNNAAVGLLSLYDERRQTTDIDADDWRLIMEVNATGPFLCSKHAVPEMEAGNIINISSGLGRRGEAGWAPYVASKWALEGFTRTLADEVAPEINVNALDPGGRAKTGFWDHLSADEQASILPADVMDDAAVMLLAQGPGGVTAASLPAQDWEDRLG, from the coding sequence ATGGGACGACTCGACGACGAGACGGTCATCGTCACCGGCGCGAGCCGGGGACTCGGCGCATCGATGGCGAAACGGTTCGCCCGCGAGGGCGCAAACACCGTTCTTGCGGCCCGCAGCGAAGACCAACTCGCGGCTGTCGCCGACGAAACCGACGGCGAGACGCTCGTCTGCCCGACCGACGTGACAGACGAAGCGTCCGTCGCGGCGCTCGTCGACGCGACGGTCGACGCCTACGGCGACCTTACTGGTCTTGTCAACAACGCCGCCGTCGGACTACTGAGCCTGTATGACGAACGGCGCCAGACGACCGACATTGATGCCGACGACTGGCGGCTCATAATGGAGGTCAACGCGACCGGCCCCTTCCTCTGTTCGAAGCACGCCGTTCCCGAGATGGAGGCGGGCAACATTATCAACATCTCGTCAGGGCTCGGCCGCCGCGGTGAGGCTGGCTGGGCTCCGTACGTCGCCTCAAAGTGGGCGCTGGAGGGCTTTACCCGCACTCTTGCCGACGAAGTCGCTCCGGAAATCAACGTCAACGCCCTCGACCCCGGCGGCCGCGCCAAGACCGGCTTCTGGGACCACCTTTCGGCGGACGAGCAGGCATCGATACTGCCCGCAGACGTGATGGACGACGCAGCAGTCATGCTCTTGGCGCAGGGCCCCGGCGGCGTCACTGCTGCGTCGCTGCCGGCACAGGACTGGGAGGACCGCCTCGGATAG
- the thsA gene encoding thermosome subunit alpha, whose protein sequence is MSQQMRQRRGQPLFILSEDSERTRGKDAQSSNITAGKAVAESVRTTLGPRGMDKMLVSDSGDVVITNDGATILQEMDIEHPAAQMIVEVAETQEEEVGDGTTTASVLAGQLLAQAEDLIEDDVHPTTIVEGYQEASRLALEAIEDQTLGGDVEDDDLISVAESSMTGKGTGDIDAEALAETVVGAVQQVRTDDGVDRDAISLRTQTGAGASATELVEGVISEEEPLHEDMPRELADASVAVLDLDIEVAEAEIDAEYDISSVDQLNAAIEAEESELRGYAQTIVDAGIDVAFVTGDVDDVVASYLAKDGVLAFDSVDDDEARSIARATGASSVATLSDIEADDLGNADTVSVETFGDDELAFIEGGAAAETVTVFARGGTEHVADELERALQDALDVVTAAIDAGGVVPGAGATEIAVVDHIRSSVASVEGRKQLAIEAFADAVDVLPRTLAENTGMDPIDTLVELRSTHESEGRAGLISEGQSGNVGDPVEHGILDPAAVKREAIESATEAATMIARIDDVISAE, encoded by the coding sequence ATGTCACAGCAGATGCGCCAGCGGCGCGGACAGCCGCTTTTCATTCTCAGCGAAGATTCGGAGCGTACCCGCGGCAAGGACGCTCAGTCGTCGAACATCACCGCCGGCAAGGCGGTCGCCGAGTCCGTACGGACCACGCTCGGTCCACGCGGCATGGACAAGATGCTCGTCTCCGACTCCGGCGACGTCGTCATCACGAACGACGGCGCGACCATCCTGCAGGAGATGGACATCGAGCATCCGGCCGCGCAGATGATCGTCGAAGTCGCCGAGACACAGGAAGAAGAAGTCGGCGACGGCACGACGACCGCGTCCGTGCTCGCCGGTCAACTGCTCGCACAGGCCGAAGACCTCATCGAAGACGATGTCCACCCGACGACCATCGTCGAAGGGTATCAGGAAGCCTCCCGGCTCGCACTAGAGGCAATCGAAGACCAGACGCTCGGCGGCGACGTCGAGGATGACGACCTCATCTCCGTTGCCGAGTCCTCGATGACCGGCAAGGGAACCGGCGACATCGACGCCGAAGCGCTCGCCGAGACGGTCGTCGGGGCCGTCCAGCAGGTTCGCACCGACGACGGCGTCGACCGCGACGCGATCTCGCTTCGGACCCAGACTGGTGCGGGCGCATCCGCGACCGAGCTCGTCGAGGGCGTCATCAGCGAAGAAGAGCCGCTCCACGAGGACATGCCCCGCGAGCTTGCGGACGCCTCCGTTGCCGTCCTCGACCTCGATATCGAGGTCGCCGAGGCCGAAATCGACGCCGAGTACGACATCTCCAGCGTCGACCAGCTCAACGCCGCCATCGAGGCCGAAGAATCCGAGCTCCGTGGCTACGCCCAGACTATCGTCGACGCGGGCATCGATGTCGCCTTCGTCACCGGCGATGTCGACGATGTCGTTGCTTCCTACCTCGCCAAGGACGGTGTCCTCGCGTTCGACTCCGTCGACGACGACGAGGCCCGCTCCATCGCCCGCGCGACGGGTGCGAGCTCGGTCGCGACCCTCAGCGACATCGAGGCAGACGACCTCGGTAACGCCGACACCGTCTCCGTCGAGACGTTCGGCGACGACGAACTCGCCTTCATCGAAGGCGGCGCGGCAGCCGAGACCGTCACCGTCTTCGCACGCGGCGGCACCGAACACGTCGCCGACGAGCTCGAACGCGCTCTACAGGACGCTCTCGATGTCGTCACCGCAGCCATCGATGCCGGCGGTGTCGTCCCCGGTGCCGGTGCGACGGAAATCGCCGTTGTCGACCACATCCGCTCCAGCGTCGCCAGCGTCGAGGGTCGCAAGCAGCTCGCCATCGAAGCCTTCGCCGACGCCGTCGATGTCCTGCCGCGAACGCTCGCCGAAAACACCGGCATGGACCCCATCGACACGCTCGTCGAGCTTCGTTCGACCCACGAATCCGAGGGTCGTGCGGGCCTCATCAGCGAGGGCCAGTCCGGCAACGTCGGCGACCCGGTCGAACACGGCATTCTCGACCCTGCCGCAGTCAAGCGGGAAGCCATCGAGTCGGCCACCGAGGCTGCGACGATGATCGCCCGCATCGACGACGTCATCTCCGCCGAGTAA
- the metG gene encoding methionine--tRNA ligase, which yields MHEEFPTETPAVVTCGLPYANGDLHVGHLRTYVSGDAYARALESLGQSVAFVSGSDMHGTPIAVNAAEEGVDPESFAVEYHEQYEETFPQFNIEFDNYGHTHDETNTEMTRSFVRSWIDDDHVVEKEIEVAWDAEADQPLPDRFVEGTCPYCGEKARGDECDEGCQRHLEPGEIEAPVSTITGNPAEYRTRPHKFLRLSDFQEYLRGFIDRLEGTENAQNQPREWIEGELQDLCITRDMDWGIDYPADGDESGEDLVLYVWVDAPIEYVSSTKQYSEQVGRDEYDWEAVWKNQVDGVPPEGGEIVHIIGHDIIQHHTVFWPAMLRGAGFNEPRAVMACGFVNLDGDAFSTSRNRAVWADDYIESGLHPDLYRYHIITGSEFTADVDFSWDGLQERTNSELVGTLGNFLYRSLLFAERNYGGTPDAAVSDEVRNEIEAAMADFRTAVNDYRVRGLGRAPVELATFGNEYIQRHEPWKLTDDDPEKARQVIRDCVQIAKAIAVLAEPVLPGKAAALWDQLGEDGSVHDAELGAALESPPEAFDEPDELFEKLEDDRIEELNRQLEERIEAADAGDEEGEDEDEEPPAADLEPVADERISFGDFQDLDIRVAEVLEAEPIEGADDLAKLAVDIGVETRQIVAGIKQLHDLDSLSGTRIVVVANLEKAELFGVESNGMLLAAGEQADLLTTLEDAEPGTKVQ from the coding sequence ATGCACGAGGAGTTTCCGACCGAGACGCCGGCGGTTGTCACCTGTGGGCTCCCGTATGCCAACGGTGACCTCCACGTCGGCCACCTCCGGACGTACGTGAGCGGCGACGCCTACGCGCGGGCGCTTGAGAGCCTCGGCCAGTCGGTCGCCTTCGTCAGCGGCTCGGACATGCACGGCACGCCCATCGCGGTCAACGCCGCCGAGGAAGGCGTCGACCCCGAATCCTTCGCCGTCGAATACCACGAGCAATACGAAGAGACGTTCCCACAGTTCAACATCGAGTTCGACAACTACGGCCACACCCACGACGAGACCAACACCGAGATGACGCGGTCGTTCGTCCGCTCGTGGATAGACGACGACCACGTCGTCGAGAAGGAAATCGAAGTCGCATGGGACGCCGAGGCCGACCAGCCGCTCCCGGACCGCTTTGTCGAGGGGACCTGTCCGTACTGCGGCGAGAAAGCCCGCGGTGACGAATGCGACGAGGGCTGTCAGCGCCACCTCGAACCCGGCGAGATAGAAGCCCCCGTCTCGACCATCACCGGCAATCCCGCCGAGTACCGCACTCGGCCCCACAAGTTCCTCCGCTTGTCTGACTTCCAGGAGTACCTGCGCGGCTTCATCGACCGACTCGAAGGCACCGAGAACGCCCAAAACCAGCCACGGGAGTGGATAGAGGGCGAGCTACAGGACCTCTGTATCACGCGGGACATGGACTGGGGCATCGACTACCCCGCCGACGGCGACGAAAGCGGCGAAGACCTCGTCCTTTACGTGTGGGTTGACGCGCCCATCGAGTACGTCTCCTCGACAAAGCAGTACTCCGAGCAGGTCGGACGCGACGAGTACGACTGGGAAGCCGTCTGGAAGAATCAGGTAGACGGCGTCCCGCCGGAGGGCGGCGAAATTGTCCACATCATCGGCCACGACATCATCCAACACCACACCGTCTTCTGGCCGGCGATGCTGCGGGGGGCTGGCTTCAACGAGCCGCGGGCGGTGATGGCCTGCGGCTTCGTCAACCTCGACGGCGACGCCTTCTCGACGTCGCGGAACCGCGCCGTCTGGGCCGACGACTACATCGAGTCTGGGCTGCACCCGGACCTCTACCGGTACCACATCATCACCGGCAGCGAGTTCACTGCCGATGTCGACTTCTCGTGGGACGGGCTCCAAGAACGGACCAACAGCGAACTGGTCGGGACCCTCGGGAACTTCCTGTATCGGTCGCTGCTGTTCGCCGAGCGGAACTACGGCGGCACGCCCGATGCCGCGGTCAGCGACGAGGTCAGAAACGAAATCGAGGCCGCAATGGCCGACTTCCGGACCGCGGTCAACGACTATCGGGTCCGCGGCCTCGGCCGCGCACCAGTCGAACTCGCAACGTTCGGCAACGAGTACATCCAGCGCCACGAGCCGTGGAAGCTCACCGACGACGACCCCGAGAAGGCCCGACAGGTCATCCGCGACTGCGTCCAGATCGCGAAAGCCATCGCGGTGCTGGCCGAGCCGGTGTTGCCGGGGAAGGCAGCGGCGCTGTGGGACCAACTCGGCGAGGACGGCAGCGTTCACGACGCCGAACTCGGTGCGGCGCTGGAGTCGCCGCCGGAGGCGTTCGACGAGCCGGACGAACTCTTCGAGAAGCTCGAAGACGACCGCATCGAGGAGCTAAACCGGCAGCTCGAAGAACGCATCGAGGCAGCAGACGCCGGCGACGAAGAAGGGGAAGACGAAGACGAGGAACCGCCGGCTGCCGACCTCGAACCGGTCGCCGACGAGCGAATCAGCTTCGGAGACTTCCAAGACCTCGATATCCGGGTCGCGGAGGTGCTCGAAGCCGAACCCATCGAAGGGGCCGACGACCTCGCCAAACTGGCGGTCGACATCGGTGTTGAAACCCGCCAAATAGTCGCCGGCATCAAACAGCTCCACGACCTCGACTCGCTTTCGGGCACGAGAATCGTCGTCGTCGCCAATCTCGAAAAAGCCGAACTCTTCGGCGTCGAGTCCAACGGGATGTTGCTGGCCGCGGGCGAACAGGCCGACCTCCTGACGACGCTGGAAGACGCCGAGCCGGGAACGAAGGTTCAGTAG
- the mfnA gene encoding tyrosine decarboxylase MfnA, translating to MQRAEPQEFSRVLSSMCTEPHPAAREAAERFLATNPGDPGTYETVSKLEREAVDMLGEVAGLPDAAGYIASGGTEANIQAVRIARNRADTRTPNFVAPASAHFSFRKAADILGVELRTAPLEDYRANLDGVAELIDSDTALVVGVAGTTEYGRVDPIPALADMAADAGALCHVDAAWGGFVLPFTEHAWDFDDADIHTMTIDPHKMGQAAVPAGGLLARGPELLDELAIDTPYLESTSQVTLTGTRSGAGVASAAAVMDELWRDGYRQQYETAQTNAHWLAAEVESRGFDVVDPVLPIVAMDLPYDLVADLRERGWRLSRTEADEARIVCMPHVTRSMLEEFLTDLDRLA from the coding sequence ATGCAGCGGGCCGAACCGCAGGAGTTCTCTCGGGTGCTGTCGTCGATGTGTACCGAGCCGCATCCGGCGGCCCGCGAGGCGGCAGAGCGCTTCCTCGCGACGAACCCCGGCGACCCCGGAACCTACGAGACGGTCTCGAAACTCGAACGCGAGGCCGTCGATATGCTCGGCGAGGTCGCCGGGCTCCCCGACGCCGCAGGATACATCGCCTCCGGCGGCACCGAAGCGAACATCCAAGCGGTCCGCATCGCCCGGAACCGAGCCGATACGCGGACACCGAACTTCGTCGCGCCGGCGTCGGCGCACTTTTCGTTCCGGAAGGCTGCCGACATCCTCGGCGTCGAGCTTCGAACTGCGCCGCTTGAGGACTACCGCGCGAACCTCGACGGTGTCGCCGAACTCATCGACAGCGACACCGCGCTGGTCGTCGGCGTCGCAGGCACGACCGAGTACGGCCGTGTCGACCCGATTCCGGCGCTGGCCGACATGGCCGCCGACGCCGGCGCGCTCTGTCACGTCGACGCCGCGTGGGGCGGCTTCGTCCTCCCGTTTACCGAGCACGCGTGGGATTTCGACGACGCGGACATCCACACGATGACCATCGACCCCCACAAGATGGGGCAGGCCGCGGTGCCGGCCGGTGGGCTGTTGGCCCGCGGCCCGGAACTGCTCGATGAACTGGCCATCGACACGCCGTACTTGGAGTCGACCTCGCAGGTGACGCTGACCGGCACCCGAAGCGGTGCCGGCGTCGCCAGCGCGGCGGCGGTGATGGACGAACTGTGGCGGGACGGCTATCGGCAGCAGTACGAAACCGCACAGACGAACGCCCACTGGCTGGCGGCCGAAGTCGAGAGCCGCGGCTTCGACGTCGTCGATCCGGTGTTGCCGATCGTGGCGATGGACCTTCCCTACGACCTCGTTGCCGACCTCCGGGAGCGCGGCTGGCGGCTCTCCAGAACCGAGGCCGACGAGGCCCGAATCGTCTGTATGCCACACGTCACCCGTTCGATGCTCGAAGAGTTCCTCACAGACCTCGACCGCCTCGCGTAG
- a CDS encoding NfeD family protein, with the protein MAELLGYSVPFLLVLVGAVLMVMEGFAPGAHFIVVGVALLTAGLVGLLVGGVLPGAALPLVLAAVVLVAGGAALYGYRQFDFYGGKGSGQTSDSSSLQGQTGRVTQRVTEDDGEIKLDSGGFNPYYQARALDGEIGEGEKVMVIDPGGGNVVTVEAVSAFEDDIDRELAADRKRKTSNDEPTPGNESAAASEPESDGGSNEQDHSDDTESESEPA; encoded by the coding sequence ATGGCTGAACTGCTCGGGTACTCGGTACCGTTCCTGCTCGTATTGGTTGGAGCGGTGCTGATGGTGATGGAGGGGTTCGCACCCGGGGCACACTTTATCGTCGTCGGCGTCGCGTTGCTCACCGCGGGGCTTGTCGGGCTCCTCGTTGGGGGCGTGTTACCCGGCGCTGCGCTACCGCTGGTGCTGGCGGCGGTCGTTCTCGTCGCCGGCGGCGCAGCCCTATACGGCTACCGGCAGTTCGACTTCTACGGCGGCAAGGGAAGCGGCCAAACCAGCGACTCCTCGTCGTTGCAGGGACAGACCGGCCGCGTTACACAGCGGGTAACCGAAGACGACGGCGAAATCAAACTCGATTCGGGCGGGTTCAACCCGTATTATCAGGCCCGGGCGCTCGACGGCGAAATCGGGGAGGGTGAAAAAGTAATGGTCATCGACCCCGGCGGCGGCAACGTCGTCACCGTGGAGGCGGTGTCGGCGTTCGAAGACGACATCGACCGCGAGTTGGCGGCCGACCGAAAGCGAAAGACGTCCAACGACGAGCCGACCCCCGGCAACGAATCAGCAGCCGCCAGCGAGCCGGAGAGCGACGGTGGAAGCAACGAACAGGACCACAGCGACGACACCGAAAGCGAGAGCGAACCGGCCTGA